GGAAAGTATGGCCGGTAAAACACTTTATGATAAAATCTGGGATTCCAGAATCGTAACCCGCGACGGAGAAGAGGATATTCTTTATGTGGATAGACATCTCCTTCACGAAGTTACTTCTCCGCAGGCGTTTACGGCGCTGAAGGAAAAAGGAAGAACGGTACGAAAAAAAGAAAGGACGCTTGCGATCATGGATCACAACGTTTCCACGAGGAATCGTGAATGGAACGGGGCCGGTCCTATTTCGCAAAAGCAAATGGAACTTCTTGCGGAAAACTGTAAGGATTTCGAGATTGAGCTCTTGGACATCAATCATCCGGATCAAGGAGTCGTTCACGTAGTAGGACCTGAGATCGGACTTACGTTACCCGGAACCGTAATCGTTTGTGGAGATTCTCACACTTCTACTCACGGCGCTTTCGGAGCCTTTGCGCTTGGCATCGGAACAAGCGAGATAGAACACGTTTTGGCGACACAGACGATTCGTCTTAAGAAATCAAAAAATCTTTTGGTCCAGGTTACGGGAACACTGGCTCCCGATGTCAGTGCGAAAGACTTAGCTCTTTTTCTGATCGGAAAGATCGGAACGAGCGGAGGACAAGGTTATGTAATCGAGTATGCCGGAGATACGATCAGAAACCTTTCTATGGAAGGCAGAATGACTCTCTGTAATCTTTGCATCGAGGCTGGCGCTCGAGCCGGGTTGGTAGCTCCGGATCAAACCACATTTGATTACTTAGAAGGAAAGGATCGTTCTCCGAAGGGAGAAGAATATAGTAGAAAAGTAGAATATTGGAAAACTCTAAAGTCTGATCCGGATGCGGTCTTTGACAAGACCATAGTCTTGGACGCTGGCGAGGTTTCTCCCATGGTAACTTGGGGAACAAACCCCGGTCAGGTCGTTCCGGTAAACTCGGTTGTTCCGGATCCTGATTCTTTCATCGATCAAGAAGCAAAGGCGGCCGCGAAACGTTCTTTGGAATATATGGATCTAAGAGCGGGTCAAACGATGAATTCCGTTAAAATCGATAAGGTTTTT
This is a stretch of genomic DNA from Leptospira tipperaryensis. It encodes these proteins:
- the leuC gene encoding 3-isopropylmalate dehydratase large subunit, with translation MAGKTLYDKIWDSRIVTRDGEEDILYVDRHLLHEVTSPQAFTALKEKGRTVRKKERTLAIMDHNVSTRNREWNGAGPISQKQMELLAENCKDFEIELLDINHPDQGVVHVVGPEIGLTLPGTVIVCGDSHTSTHGAFGAFALGIGTSEIEHVLATQTIRLKKSKNLLVQVTGTLAPDVSAKDLALFLIGKIGTSGGQGYVIEYAGDTIRNLSMEGRMTLCNLCIEAGARAGLVAPDQTTFDYLEGKDRSPKGEEYSRKVEYWKTLKSDPDAVFDKTIVLDAGEVSPMVTWGTNPGQVVPVNSVVPDPDSFIDQEAKAAAKRSLEYMDLRAGQTMNSVKIDKVFIGSCTNARIEDIRRAAQVVRGNRVSSNVQAIVVPGSGRVKRQAEEEGLDRVFLEAGFEWRLPGCSMCLGMNDDFLQPGERSASTSNRNFEGRQGRGGRTHLVSPESAVVAAILGRLGAVSELKEERK